A stretch of DNA from Sulfurovum zhangzhouensis:
AAAAGTGACGTGATGGACTATAAAGCCTTTCTCCAAAGCGAGATACGATCCAACTATGCCAGATTGAATGAGGCATACCGTATTTACCGTATTATCCAAGAAAAAAGTTTACCGCAGCTCTCCCATATGCTTGAACTTCAGGCTTCTGCGATAAAAGAAGGTGCTGATCTTTTCACTTATACACAAACTCTCGAACAACAACTTGCTTTAGAAGAAGAGAGCCTCTCTATCAAGGCTGAATATCTTCGTACCAAAGCCACACTCCATGCACTTATAGGAGAGATATAAATGTACCGCTCTTTGATCATACTCATCATGTTCACACTCACATTTTCAATGCAAGCTGAAGAGCTGAAACAAACACCAGAGAAAACCAGCGAAAAACCTCGCGAACAGATACAACCTACGGTCAGTCAACTTTTCAACGTAACTACTGTCAAAGTCAAAAAAGGGTCTATTGCCCCTAAAAAGACCTATTACGGCTATGTAGTTGCCGATGATGCATTGATGACAGATATCGTAGCTTGGTATTCAGGATTTGTTGAAATGTTGTATACCAATCAAAGGTATCAACGGGTCAACAAGGGAGAAGCCCTTGCAAAAGTATACGCACCTGAGGTTTACAAAGCAAAGCAGGACTATCTCAACTCTTTAAGGTTCGGGGATAAACATCCATCTCCCGAGATGATAAAAAGTGCGAGAGACAAACTGGAACTTCTGGGAGTCGATCCTAAAGAGATAGTATCGATCGAACAAACCAGAAGAGTAGATACAATGACAACCATATATGCTCCCGTGAGCGGATGGATCGTAGAGAAACACATCAATAACGGTTCTGCATTCAAAACCATGAACACGCTCTTCACCATTGTCGACCTGGAACATGTCTGGGTTGAGATGAAACTGTACCAGGATGATCTAGAGAACCTTAAAGAGCTGAACCACTTCACTATAAAGATCAAGGGGATCAACAACACCTTTCAAGCCAAGAAGTCTCTGCTCTATCCTATGATAAACCCTAAAGAAAGCACTGCCACCTTGCGTTTAACACTTCAAAATCCCAATGATATTTTAATGCCGGGAATGTATGCGACCATCAGTGCAGCGGCATCACAAAGTACACAGCTTCTCATTCCCCGCACTGCAGCAATAAGAAAAAACGGCAGTTGGTATGCATTTTTGGCCACAGAGTTTAAAGGGGAGTATGAGCCTGTCAAGATCGAGCTTAAACCGCTTGATGACCAATACTTTATTGTGACACAAGGTTTAGATGAGGGAGAGAGTATTGTAAATAATGCGCTATTTATGATGGATTCAGATGCCCAGATCAATAGTTTATATTAGGACGAAGTAATGATTGAGAAATTGATAGCAGCCAGTGTCAAGAACCGTTTTTTGATTCTCATGGCGGTACTTTTTATGATCATAGGATCCGTCTGGTCTATGAAGCATACACCTCTGGATGCCCTCCCGGACCTTTCACCACCGCAGGTGATCGTGAAGGTAAATTGGAAAGGACAAAGCCCGGAAATCATCGAGGATCAAGGAACTTATCCTTTGGTTTCACAATTCCTTGCTATTTCAGATATCAAGACAGTACGCGGATTCTCTACTTATGAGAATGCTCTGATCTATATAATTTTTAAAGAAGGAACTGACCTCTATTGGGCCCGTTCCAGAGTACTTGAACAGCTTGCCTCAGTGCAGAGCAAACTGCCCGACACTATGGAAGTTTCACTGGGACCGGACGCATCGGGGGTTGGATGGGCCTTTGAGTATGCACTGACCTCCAAAACCAAAACACTTGAAGAGTTACGTACGCTGCAGGACTACTATTATAAATACGGGCTGATGGGTGTTGATGGCGTAAGTGAAGTTGCGTCAATCGGCGGCTTTGTCCCAACGTACCAGGTAACGGTCAACAATGATGCACTGGCTCAGTATAGTCTCTCCATCAAAGATATCGCACGTACCCTAAAAGAGAATAACAACGATACAGGCGGCCGAATCGTGATACACAACGGTTATGAATGGATGGTACAGGCAAAGGGATATCTCAAAGATCTTGAAGAGATACGTAACCTTGTTATCACTACAAAAGGGGGAGTGCCTCTTACATTGGGGGATGTTGGACGTGTTGAGAAAGTGCCGATGGCAAGACGCGGGTTGGCAGATCTCAATGGTGAAGGAGAGGTCGTTGGAGGGATCGTCATGGTACGCTACGGTGAGGATGTTTACAGTGCCCTGGAACGCATCAAACAAAAGATGCAAGAGCTTAAAGTTGAGGGGGTGAATGTCGTCACGACTTATGACCGGTCCGAGCTGATCGGCAAAGCAGTGGATACGTTAAAAAGTACGCTGATTGAAGAGAGTATCATCGTAGTAGTGATCATCGGGCTGTTTTTAATGCATCTTCGCTCTTCTCTCATCACTCTGATCATCCTGCCTCTCACCATCGGTATGACCTTTTTACTGATGAAACTCTTTGGGATAGGATCGAACATTATGAGTCTTGGAGGGATCGCCATTGCTATCGGTGCAATGGTAGATGCTTCGATAGTCATGATTGAAAATGCCCATAAAGCGATACTCAAACGTCAAGAAGAACTGGGAAGCAAGCTTAGCCACCAGGAACGTATCGCTACGATCGTGAAGGCTGCACAGGTAGTAGGTAGACCGATCTTCTTTGCACTGGCACTGGTCGTAGTATCATTTTTACCTATCTTTGCACTCTCAGGTCAGGAGGGACTGCTTTTTACTCCGCTGGCCTATACTAAGACCTTCGCGATGACTGCGGGGGCATTGTTGTCAGTGACACTTGTTCCTGTGCTGATGATCTATATGGTCAGGGGAAAGATTATACCCGAATCCAAAAATCCTCTGAACCGTTTTTTTATCTGGCTCTATACCCCGATATTGACCTATGGACTCAAGTTCAAATACATCATCATTGCAGTTGCAACTCTATTGATATTCTTTACATTCTTGCTTTATCAAAAGCTGAATTGGGAGTTTATGCCGATGCTTGATGAACAGAGTGTGATGTATATGCCTGTCACACCTTACGGTATCTCTGTGGATCAAAGCAAAGCGCTGACACAAAAAACAGACCGGATACTCAAAAGCTTTCCGGAGGTTGAAACTGTTTTTGGTAAAGGGGGAAGAGCTGATACGGCAACCGACCCGGCACCGTTAGGAATGATAGAGACCATCATCACTTTCAAACCGAAAAATGAATGGAGAGAGGGGATGACAACCGAAAAATTGATAGCACAGATGGATGCAGCACTTCAGGTTCCGGGTCTTATCAATTCATGGACCTATCCTATCAGGGGACGTATCGATATGCTGCTTTCGGGTATCCGTACACCACTGGGGATCAAACTTTACGGTAAGGATGACAAAGGGCTTCAAGAGATTTCCAAGCAGATCGAAACAACGCTTCGTTCGCTTAACAGTACACAGTCAGTGATCGCTGACCAAGCAAGTGCAGGATATTTCATTGATATTAAGATCAATACCGAAGCACTTAAACGCTATGACATTGACAAATCATTGATCCTGGAATATGTCTCTACTGCGATCGGAGGAAAACAGATCACTACCATGTATAAAGATCTGGAACGTTATCCTGTTGCACTACGGTTTGAAGAGGATGAAAGACGTAACCTTGATGAGATACGAAATATTCAGATCAAAACACCATTGGGATTTGTACCGTTGAGGACCTTTGTCGATGTAGGATACCGTGAAAGCGCATCAGTCATCAAAAGTGAGATGGCAACACCCGTTACCTTCATCTCTATCACGCCAAAGATCGGTATGAGTGCTGTTACTTATAAAGAAGAAGCGATCAAAGCACTGGAAAAGATAAAATTGCCAGATGGATACTATATCCAATGGGCAGGGCAGTCTGAATACCTTGAGTCTGCCATGCAAAAAATCATATGGATCGTTCCCCTTGTATTGCTGCTGATCTTAGTTCTAATCTATTTTGCATTGCGTGCGCTGATACCATCCCTGATCGTATTTTTTACATTACCGTTTGCTCTTCTTGGCGGACTTATCTATATCGATATGTTGCAGTTTAATATGAGTATAGCAGTGATCGTAGGTTTCCTTGCTCTTTTGGGTGTAGCAGCAGAAACAGCCATCGTAATGATCGTTTATCTTAAAGAGAGTGTTGAACAGATGCGTTTAAAAGTGGGAGACCGCTTTGACCTGAAGTATTTGAATGATGCCATCTATGAAGGTGCGGTACAAAGGGTCAGACCAAAACTGATGACCGTATTTGCGATACTGGCAGGTCTGCTCCCTATCATGTATACACATGGTGTCGGCTCCGAAGTAATGCAGCGTATCGCAGCACCGATGATAGGAGGAATGATCAGTTCTGCCCTACTCAGTCTTCTACTGATACCGATCTTTTATGAGATATACGAGAAGATACAACTAAAGAAAACAAAAAAGGAATGATGATGAACCAAAGAACTGTATCGGTTCTAACACTGTTTGTATGTATCCTTCTATCAGGATGCAGCGATAAAGATAAGACAAAATCACTTAGCGAAAATGCTATGCAATGCGGACCGGGGAAATGTTCAGCAAGTATGATAGACGGTTCTACAGTACTGGTCAAAAAGAAAACGAATATTTTAGATCAATTAAAAGAAGATGACCCACGGAGAGCATGTGTAGTAGATGCAGAAACCACTAAAGAAGTTTATAATTGTGTGAGAGATGAAGCAACCGCAAGATTAAGTCTAGAAATGACGACAGCAGAGAAAGCTGTATCCAAAAATGAAACTTCTGAAATGAAATGTGCACCGGGAAAATGTAGTGCAGGGAAATAGATATAGGTTCATGATAATAAGATGTAAGAAAAATAAAAAATGATAACTTCTAAATTTGTTTTGAGTTTCAATTTATTGGTATTTATAAAGGATTAGTAAGTTTAAGTGGCCGGGAGAGGGGGATTCGAACCCCCGGAGGTGTTACCCTCACCGGTTTTCAAGACCGGCACATTCGACCACTCTGACATCTCCCGACTGTGTTAAGAAGAACAGAATTTTACCCCAAAAAGATAAAATTTAGTTTAATAAAGTTTTTTTCATCTAATTTTGATGAAAAATGGAGGCGCCACCCAGATTCGAACTGGGGATAGAAGCTTTGCAGGCTCCGGCCTTACCACTTGGCGATGGCGCCATTTTTCTTAAATGTTTTAGTGGTGCCCGGGGCCGGACTCGAACCGGCACGGTCGCAATGACCGGGGGATTTTAAGTCCCCTGTGTCTACCGATTTCACCACCCGGGCCTAATCGAACACCAATTTACATTCAATATTTATGGAGCGGGCGAACGGATTCGAACCGTCGACCCTAACCTTGGCAAGGTTATGCTCTACCCCTGAGCTACGCCCGCACTCCAAACAAATTTTCGAGATTATCCCAAAAATGGAGTGAGATTATAGCCTAAAACTTTTTTAATGTAAATAAAAAGTGGACAATTTTTTTAAAAAAATAATCTTTACCATGAGTTTTTGCATTTTTTGAGATGCAAAGTGCTATAATCGCCTAAAATAAAATCAATTCCTTACACTAATGGTTCTAAGCCATACGGCGGAGCTCTAGTAGAAGGAAGGCTTGGCAAGACATACTTGTCAATAAGGAGAATATCAATGATGAGAAGTGACGAAATAAAACTTGGATTCAGCAGAGCACCACACAGAAGCTTGCTTCGTGCAACAGGTGTAAAAGAAGAAGACTTCGATAAACCGTTCATCGGGGTTGCCAACTCATTTATCGAAATCATTCCGGGACACTTTTTCCTCAACAAAGTAGCTGAAGTGATCAAAGAAGAGATCCGTGCGAACGGATGTGTACCATTTGAATTTAACACCATCGGCGTAGATGATGGTATAGCAATGGGGCATGATGGTATGCTCTACTCTCTTCCAAGCCGTGAAATCATCGCTAACTCGGTTGAAACGGTGATGAATGCACACAAACTAGATGCAATGATCGCCATCCCTAACTGTGATAAGATCGTACCGGGGATGATCATGGGCGCACTTCGTGTGAATGTTCCAACTGTATTTGTTTCAGGTGGACCGATGCAAAAAGGTCATACCAAAGATGGTAAACCTATCGACCTTGCTTCTGCTTTTGAAGCTGTAGGTAAACACGAGACCGGAGAGATCTCAGACGAGGAACTTTACGATATCGAGTGTAATGCCTGCCCAAGCGGAGGAAGCTGTTCAGGGATGTTTACGGCAAACTCTATGAATACACTTATGGAAGCAATGGGTATTGCTCTACCGGGTAACGGTACGATCCTTGCACTCACACCTGAAAGAACAGAGCTTTACAAAAAAGCTGCTCGCCGTATCTGTCAGATCGCTAAGATGGAACAAGCAGAGCGTGAAAAGTTTAAGATCAGAAATATCTTGAATGAAAATGCCGTACGCAATGCATTTGCTGTAGATATGGCTATGGGAGGAAGTTCAAACACTGTACTTCATATGCTGGCAATCGCAAAAGAAGCAGAAGTAGACTTCAACCTTGAAGATATCAACACGATCTCTAAAAGAGTTTCACATATCGCCAAGATCTCTCCGTCACTCTCAACAGTACACATGGAAGATATTAATAAGGCCGGTGGTGTAAATGCGGTAATGCACGAGATGAAAAAGCGTGGAGATGACATTCTGGCTGACAACCTTTGTATCGGAGGAGAGACACTTTATGAGAAGATCCAGGATGCTAAGATCCTAGATACCAACATCATCCACACGATCGATAATCCTTACTCAGCGGTTGGTGGTCTTGCCATCCTGTATGGTAACCTTGCAGAGCAAGGTGCCGTGATCAAAACTGCAGGGATTACAGGAGATAGAGTATTCACCGGGACAGCAGTATGTTTCAACTCTCAGGATGAAGCGATCAAAGGGATCATCAACGGTAAGGTAAAAGCCGGAAATGTTGTCGTTATCCGTTATGAAGGACCAAAAGGCGGACCAGGTATGCAAGAGATGCTCAGCCCTACCAGCCTTATCATGGGTATGGGACTCGGTGACAAAGTTGCACTGATCACTGACGGTAGATTCTCTGGAGCAACCAGAGGGGCAAGTATCGGTCACGTGAGCCCTGAAGCGGCTGAAGGCGGGCTGATTGGTCTGCTTGAAGACGGTGATGAGATCTTCATTGATGTAGACAACTATATCCTTGAGGCAAAACTCACTTTTGAAGAGATCGCAGAGAGAAGAGATAGGTTTAAACCGATCGTTAAACCGCTTACCAGCAAATGGCTCAAGCAATATAGAGCACTCGTTACCAATGCAAGTTCAGGTGCTGTTTTAGAAGCTGAGTAAATTTACATTTTGACTTTAATGTCAGGGGTATATTCCCTTGACATTTACATCATCCCTCATACTTTCCCCCCCTCTAATACCTAAGCAGAACAAACAAACACCAAGGACAAAGGTCCTAAGAATTACAAGATGTAAACTTTTTACATGAAATAAGTAAGATGATTAAAAAGAGTAGAAGTTAAAAGACAGAAGCCACACAAAGGGCTTCCAGGGAAAGATTATTCGGGTCTTCTTGCACCCATATAGCGTTGAGAATAAAATGTTTTATCAAGACTTGTGATCACTACTTTTTTCTTTGCTGAAGACGCATGGATAAACTTGTTGTCTCCTACATAGATACCTACATGGTTAACATATCCTTTACGTCCTCTGGAAGTATCAAAAAAGATAAGATCACCTTTTTGCAGATCTGCTCTTTTGATAAATTTACCATACTTAGATTGCATAATAGAGGTTCTTGGGATATCAACCCCATTCTTTTTATAACAGTACTTTGTAAACCCTGAACAATCAAAGGTCCCTTTGTTTCCAGTAGCTCCCCATACATATCGGTTACCCAATTTAGTTTTAGCAACCTTTACAACATCGTCATTTGCGTCCTCTCCAAAGAAAATGTCTCCCAAATTAAAGACATCTTTTTTAGAGGGTTCTTGTTTCATATAGGTTGACTTCGGCAAACTTGCGAGCGTCTGTGCTAGTTTTCTTTCGCTTTTTGGAGTCGGAGTTGTATTCGTTGCAACTTTTACTGATTGTAGTGCAGGTACTTTAAGCGTCTGACCCGCTTTCAGTGTATTATCTTTAAGACCATTGAGTGATTTAAGTGTTGTCACATCCGTCTGATGATTTTTAGCGATAGTGTAGAGGGCATCACCGCTTTTAACTTTATATGTCGCTGTCGCTACAGCTTTTTGCGTACCCGGAACTTTTAATACTTTTCCGATCTTAAGTGTGTCACCCTTGTTAAGGCCATTGAGTTTACAGAGTTCTGTGACCGTAGTATGATTCGCTTTTGCGATAGAGTATAGATTTTCACCTTTTTTTATCTTATGCGTTTCAGCCGATGCATAAGTTGTAGCCAGGGAAGCCACTGCAAGTGAGATTAAAAATGTATGCAGTCTTTTCAAGTGTATTCCTTTCGCGTAAAATATGGTTTTTCCCCTTCCCTATATTTTTAAATATACAGTATGATACCAAGCTAGAGTTAATAAAAAATAAACCCAACTTTATATTTTACTTAAATGTTCTACGATATGATCTGCAACCCTGAATGCATTGGCATAGATCGTCCAGGTATAAGCAACAGAACCTCCTGTTGGCATAAAACTGGCATCTGCGACATAAAGATTGGGGATGTCATGGGACTGACAGTACTTGTTTAGCACAGAGGTTTTGGGATCATCACCGAAACGGCAGCCCCCGGCTATCAGGTTCTGCGGCGGCGTGGCAGTGATAGAACTGTAAATGTTTTTTGCCCCCATCTCTTTAAGTACATCTTCACATTTCTTGGCAATGTAGTTACCCACTTTAAGATCATGCGGGTGGTTTGCAACACGTAGTTTTCCTACAGGCATTCCATATTTGTCTTTGTAATTATCATCTACACTTACAAAACAGTCGTCATTGGGCAGCCAGTCATTAAATATCTCAAAACGGATACTCTTGCTCTCGGTAAAGCGTTTCTCGACTCTCTCTCCCAATGCTTTCCCCCATATCAACTTACCCTCTTCTTCATTGTTCTTACGGGCTCGGGAGATGATATTTTGATGTTCGAACATAAATTCAACTGAGCCACCCTTAAAAGTCCCGTCCCACCAATGATCTATATAGTACCAATCCAGGATCGATCGGTTAACAAAGAACCCTCTTTGCATCAAAGCTTCAAAACTTATCTCTTTAAGACTCTCCTTATGCAGTTCCCCCTGCCCTGACCCCCCAGCAGAGAAGATCAGGTTTTTCCCAAGCTCGCCGGAACTGTTGGACAAACCATGGGGGTGATGTTTGTTTTTTGAGTTAAAGAGTAACCTCGCGCTCTCATGAGCTTGTGCAGCCATGACAAAAATATCTGCTGAGATCTTGCTCTCTTTTCCTGTTAACGTGTCGATGATGACAGCTGAAGTCACCTTCTCTTCATTGCTCTCAAGGTACTTGACATAGGTATTACTCATCAATGTCAGCTTGCCTGTAGCCAGGGCAGGAAAAAGCAGTGCCTCCCTGGAGCTTCCCTTCGCTCCCGAACTACACCCATAACTTCCACAGAAATTGGAGTAGTAACATGCACTACGATGTCCCGAATCTTTAGAGAGCACAGCACGGGGAGTCACCAACGGCGTGATACCAAGCGTATGACAACTTTTGTCAAAGAGCTTTACAACCTCGTTCTCTTTGGTAGGAGGCTGAGGGAAGTCAGGAGTACTCCTCCATGGCTCAAATGGATGCTTCTTATACACTCCCGAAACTCCAACCACCTCTTCAGCCATCGTATAGTAAGGTTCCAGGTCATCATAAGAAATTGGCCAGTCTACTACATTGGCTCCCTCTATGGGACCATATTTACTTTTCAACCTGAAGTCATCAGGATGCATACGGTGAAACATACCACTCATCAGATTGGATGAACCTCCAACGATATTACCGTTCCAAAAACTCCATCCTGATTCATAGGTCGGCGTAGCCATCCATTTGCCGTCTATCTTCTCTTCTATCACATGATACTCATCAAACAAACTAGGCGTGACAATATCCCTGCGACAATAAGCCAGTTCATCTTTACTAAACTCTTCACGCCCTATCAAACGCCCTTTTTCAAGCATAGCCACCTTATAGCCTGCTTTACACAGCGTATATGCTACGGCCCCGCCACTGGCTCCTGATCCCACGATCACCACATCAAAACTGCTCATCCGTAGATATACCTTTGCTTTGGTCGAGGCAATCCTCCAAAGCTCTCTACCGCTTTCCATCCTTCTTGCACGATATTAGAACCGTATATTGGATCAGAGAAGATCGCTTCCATTGTCAAGGTCATGATACGTGCAAGCCAATTACTGCCATAACTTGTTTCCTCATAGCTTCGCAACACTCTCTCCTTTTCTGCACTGTCCATCGTCAAGAACTTACCTTCTGTACGTCTTTCCAGCTCTTGGGCACCTTCTATCACAAAGCGTCTGATATCCCTGTCATAGCTACTATGCGTAATTGTCTCCAGAAGAAAGGTGATCGTATTCATCGCTTTGGCTGAAGGAAGTTTGCTTTCTCGGGGGAACATATGCTGCTGTACTGCTGCGATAATAGGTTCTACTGCTTTCAACTCTTTAGACTCTATACTCACTCCTTGTGCTTGTATAGAGGTAGACAGCCCAACGACAGCACTGGTTACCAAAAAATCTCTTCGCGTCATTTTTTCTCTTTTATTGTAAAGTATTGATATTATCTTAAAGCACTTCTGTGTACTTCCGGTGGAGCTATAGCTCTACACATAAAGTACACAACTATCATATTATACTTTGAATGTCTAAAATCATAAAAAGGAGACGAAATGTTGAAAAATATGGTATTAACATTCTTAATAGGATTTGGAATATTGACACTTAGTGGGTGCACTGATAGTAAAGATGCGGATAACGCAAAAGGAAAATGCGAGAGCGCAAAAATAGTTAAAACAAAATGTGATGCAGGAAAATGTGATAATGCTACAAAGAAATAGTTAAACCTAAATCTAGGTGTAAGAACTCAATCGCCGATACGGATGGAAGGAGAGTATTATGATCACACATATCTATCCCAGAGCAAGGGAGATATTAAGTAGAGGGCAGGATTTCGCTCTTCTTTTTGCCAGGCTGACCGTAGCATATGGTTTTTATGGTCCTGCAATGAGAAAGTGGGCGGATATCGACGCTATCGCCATTTGGTTTGGAACATTAGGGATTCCCTTTCCTACACTCAATGCCTATATGGCTGCAAGTACCGAACTGTCAGGAGTTGTTCTGCTTACACTGGGACTTTTTACAAGACTGATCTCTCTGCCTTTAATTGTAGTAATGATCGTTGCTATCGTGACCGTACATCTGCCGCATGGCTTTGCTTCTGGAGATAACGGATTTGAGATTCCACTTTATTATATGTTATTTTTGGCTATTTTTGCTTCGTTCGGAGCTGGAAAGTTCAGTCTTGACTATCTCATTTTCGGTAAAGACAAATAACAGAAAGGTGTAAAATCATGAAATATCTCGTGATATCGTTCACTGTTTTGGTGCTTACTTTATCTGTGACACTAGCTACGGGGAATAATGAAGAGGAAAAATGCAAGAGCGGGGAATCGGCATATGACAAAAAAATATCGTGTAAGTGCGATGTTGATGAAAACAATAAGAGCAAAAATATACCTAACAAAGTCTCTCCTAAATGCGGTCAGGGGAAATGTGGAGAATAGCTTATACTTTTCCTCTTTCTCTTCGAACCTTATTTCCTCCTATTCGCTATCTTAAATTAAAATAGTACAATAATAAATTATTACTTGAAGGAGTCGACCATAAGAACGCTATTTCTATCTATCATTTTGATCTTGGCATTTAATGGATGCGAGTCTCAGAGCGAACGAGATTCCCGGATTGCAAAAGAGGCAAAAGCAGAACTGCTTGCAGAGCTCAAAGCAAAAGAGGAAGCCGAGAAAAAAGCACAGAAAATGTATGATGCCAACTCTACCCTGCTTCGTATGGGTATCTCTAAAAAAGATGGTGTAATCACAATCGATACCAACAAGACCAAAAACTTTTTTGATCATATGGGCAAACAGCTCACACACGAAGTAAAACGGTTCAAGAAAGAGTTTAATGAAGGAAAAGGTGCCGGAATCGAGGCCAATGAAACCGATATCCATATAGACTTGCATAAAACCGAGAACTTTCTAGAAAGATGGGGCGAACAGATGCAGGAGTTTGCCAATGATCTGGATGCCTTCTCGAAGGAATTGGATAACAATCAAACGACACCATAAAGGATATCTATGCAACAGATCGATATGAATTCCGATGAGTTTCAAGCAGAACTTGAGAAGACCTGGCAATTTGTCGAGAAGGTCAATAAGCAGTTTGGTTTCGTACAAAACCCCAATGAAGAGGTGAATGAGGGGGTAGCTATGGGGCTCGCTCGAAACAAACTTATCTACGGTAAACGTTTCTGCCCCTGTTTTATGGTGATAGGGCAGACCAAAGAGGAACAAAAAGCAGCGGACAACCGTATCTGTCCATGTAAACCTGCCCTTGAAAAAGAGATTCCTGAAGATGGACTCTGTCACTGCGGTATCTTCTGTACCCCAGAGTATGCTGCCTCACAACAGCTCAAAGATGCCGCCGAAGAGGTAGCACACACCCATTCACAGGGACTTACAATGGGACAAGCTGTAGCACTTTTGAAAGAAGAGCAGCTTGATAGCGATGAACTTGAAGCACTGCTTGAGGCCAGGGCTTTGAAGATGGTTAATTTCACATTGATGGATGTACGCGAGTATATGGAGTATCAAATGGAACATATCGTAGGAACCGATACCCTTGTACCCACATCACAGTTCTATGCAAAGATCGAAGAACACCATGACAAGAAACAAAAACCGGTCATCGTCTACTGTCACTCAGGCAGTAGAAGCTTTCAAGTCCAGCATGCCATGAAATCACTGGGGTTTGAACACGTCTGCAACCTTCGTTCTGGCATCATTGGCTATCATGGGGCAACACAAAGAGGTGAATAGTACTTTTGTACATGACAAGCTTCCAGTCTGATACACTACATGGGATGCATATTATTATTATCAAAAGACTAATGAAAAAAATATTGGGAAATGTTTAAAAAAGGGCGAGAGGCAAAAGCCTCTCAAAAGATAGATTTATTTTGCAAGTGCTGCTTTTGAAGCTTCAGCTACTTTTGTGAAAGCTTCTGGTGCGTTCATTGCCATATCAGCAAGAATTTTTCTGTCAAGCTCGATGTTTGCAACTTTAAGACCGTGCATGAATCTTGAGTAGTTCATGTCGTTAAGTCTAGCTGCTGCATTGATACGAACGATCCAGAGTCTTCTAAAGTCTCTTTTTTTCTGTCTTCTATCTCTGTAAGCATATACTAATGATCTTTCAAGCTGCTCTTTAGCTTTTCTAAAGTGCTTTCTTCTACCACTGTAGAATCCTCTAGCTTGTTTTAGTAGTTTTTTATGACGTCTGTGTCTTACAAAACCGTTTTTTACTCTCATTGTTTTTCCTTTACCTGAAACTTGTACCCTTCAAGGGTTTTAGTAGGTGTCAAACTTTTTATTGTTTGAACTTGCCTCTATTAAGAGGGAATACTACTTATTGGATCAACCTTAGTTGATCATCGCTTTGATTTTTTTAGCATCCGCTGGATCAACATGCTTAGGGCTTCTCATTGATCTGTGGTGTTTACCATCTACCTTAGTAAGGATGTGGCTTCTAAAAGCAGTTCCTCTTTTGATTTTACCGCTTTTTCTCACCTTGAAACGCTTTACAGCGCCTTTTACGCTCTTCATTTTAGGCATATGCTTACTCCCTTTTGAATTTT
This window harbors:
- the rplT gene encoding 50S ribosomal protein L20, with amino-acid sequence MRVKNGFVRHRRHKKLLKQARGFYSGRRKHFRKAKEQLERSLVYAYRDRRQKKRDFRRLWIVRINAAARLNDMNYSRFMHGLKVANIELDRKILADMAMNAPEAFTKVAEASKAALAK
- a CDS encoding HvfX family Cu-binding RiPP maturation protein — protein: MITHIYPRAREILSRGQDFALLFARLTVAYGFYGPAMRKWADIDAIAIWFGTLGIPFPTLNAYMAASTELSGVVLLTLGLFTRLISLPLIVVMIVAIVTVHLPHGFASGDNGFEIPLYYMLFLAIFASFGAGKFSLDYLIFGKDK
- a CDS encoding ferredoxin-thioredoxin reductase catalytic domain-containing protein, translated to MQQIDMNSDEFQAELEKTWQFVEKVNKQFGFVQNPNEEVNEGVAMGLARNKLIYGKRFCPCFMVIGQTKEEQKAADNRICPCKPALEKEIPEDGLCHCGIFCTPEYAASQQLKDAAEEVAHTHSQGLTMGQAVALLKEEQLDSDELEALLEARALKMVNFTLMDVREYMEYQMEHIVGTDTLVPTSQFYAKIEEHHDKKQKPVIVYCHSGSRSFQVQHAMKSLGFEHVCNLRSGIIGYHGATQRGE
- a CDS encoding gluconate 2-dehydrogenase subunit 3 family protein, which gives rise to MTRRDFLVTSAVVGLSTSIQAQGVSIESKELKAVEPIIAAVQQHMFPRESKLPSAKAMNTITFLLETITHSSYDRDIRRFVIEGAQELERRTEGKFLTMDSAEKERVLRSYEETSYGSNWLARIMTLTMEAIFSDPIYGSNIVQEGWKAVESFGGLPRPKQRYIYG
- a CDS encoding GMC family oxidoreductase, with the translated sequence MSSFDVVIVGSGASGGAVAYTLCKAGYKVAMLEKGRLIGREEFSKDELAYCRRDIVTPSLFDEYHVIEEKIDGKWMATPTYESGWSFWNGNIVGGSSNLMSGMFHRMHPDDFRLKSKYGPIEGANVVDWPISYDDLEPYYTMAEEVVGVSGVYKKHPFEPWRSTPDFPQPPTKENEVVKLFDKSCHTLGITPLVTPRAVLSKDSGHRSACYYSNFCGSYGCSSGAKGSSREALLFPALATGKLTLMSNTYVKYLESNEEKVTSAVIIDTLTGKESKISADIFVMAAQAHESARLLFNSKNKHHPHGLSNSSGELGKNLIFSAGGSGQGELHKESLKEISFEALMQRGFFVNRSILDWYYIDHWWDGTFKGGSVEFMFEHQNIISRARKNNEEEGKLIWGKALGERVEKRFTESKSIRFEIFNDWLPNDDCFVSVDDNYKDKYGMPVGKLRVANHPHDLKVGNYIAKKCEDVLKEMGAKNIYSSITATPPQNLIAGGCRFGDDPKTSVLNKYCQSHDIPNLYVADASFMPTGGSVAYTWTIYANAFRVADHIVEHLSKI
- the rpmI gene encoding 50S ribosomal protein L35 — translated: MPKMKSVKGAVKRFKVRKSGKIKRGTAFRSHILTKVDGKHHRSMRSPKHVDPADAKKIKAMIN
- a CDS encoding C40 family peptidase, with translation MKRLHTFLISLAVASLATTYASAETHKIKKGENLYSIAKANHTTVTELCKLNGLNKGDTLKIGKVLKVPGTQKAVATATYKVKSGDALYTIAKNHQTDVTTLKSLNGLKDNTLKAGQTLKVPALQSVKVATNTTPTPKSERKLAQTLASLPKSTYMKQEPSKKDVFNLGDIFFGEDANDDVVKVAKTKLGNRYVWGATGNKGTFDCSGFTKYCYKKNGVDIPRTSIMQSKYGKFIKRADLQKGDLIFFDTSRGRKGYVNHVGIYVGDNKFIHASSAKKKVVITSLDKTFYSQRYMGARRPE